The proteins below are encoded in one region of Ascochyta rabiei chromosome 9, complete sequence:
- a CDS encoding Proteasome activator BLM10, with protein sequence MAVSERISQLMSAPDTGTGADNSRATSPGGDWRSANGTVNGEDSRSRPRTFPYFEYLPYQTEDHSERLESLNICLKHLYIAVSAGDFAPGAVHWTREIRGWLSLKFDLPRSTRVKLVNLYYELALAPGLDYLVAERFASMFMVLTKRKHYLRPGKDLILDWRPLYRELKLFVLPSESGGAHPPNVKRNIRTLTKMCTFAQLYFDPEEIPAMFEELLPFFSTSFSEGAFVVVGLLNLLLPTNAAPEDKPNLLPQEYLPTFFHCWSLVNRSRLFDAHFLDTISRLARDNLTAPHIPFSQYGMFTGEQNSHIFTAILRLLEIPVGQATSPYSSAVDLGAGLAIMLDRDQRKHPSTHHIARFIGMSLSPACVDHPDSVLSKLEGLIQAVETFFHPSNSGSWTRPLAQLVYYLSDFFVLRWNREHSGEMDVPKERQLNDEVKRRFVLCLREVTFMGIFSKSDKAVQYALSTLQSLAYLEPNLILPGALQRIYPAMQGLVEVHRTISSIRALHMLSKIMAKTKGWRCHVTTVLGLALPGIDANDLEKTLHTLQYVQGVCYLVPFHDLTKAKKTSAGADTASEDMGSNTGLAMQWITQQVERLESANGNIEINYNEELSDEDEQMILRSSTTGLNEFLISFLGRVFTLLENLPDASRVRSGSPEEYVVNHLPAAFTPLLAALSPELYDVALDKIANFISNHVIHQARDAIAFICNSLVKIHPEKALKRLLPHLFAGIRTEIEDIGAGSTRTTGAEVLPRDRALVWNLSILSMCVVHVGDAVLEWKDDLFDIAEYMQQKCRGTPTVHVSNFIHHLLLNLTCTYTIDYDIYEQHELAQGITAESWGRQVDVKNLNVKWHSPNPEEVEFAVRLFETHASNSMNALVALISADSPINREGTGKDWSDEVSRNLVLLRLIISGISVLFDVRHDRVSGSIDAEYENDSDPDAMDTEGIDDDAGLGEAEDEEVKPTFQYESGYPLSRDDKNYKLIHDLRHRVGEILHDVHRFLIEKQPDDVPCFNSLYNAYRSWFIDVGIERSAHVLDRISRLLDNDEQPFRFSGLRKQYPRPLLVRRANVYHLQRLRHNANPRPKTELDKQLLLDLAESSISLYTEIRRTAQTANESAVKCVLGARPLVIPSLLDAFVKAVTEHDYPRIKGAMFALLFGSLAKTISRDWRFTPKLIKAFIEVTGADKPSVQKLATNATFQVMDMGKAMERMVILDKDIVQALAYAIDSAEDEVVQQKVVKRRDYIKRKRARIEGKKADLSKELVQIAKTEHWKKVSRTAAIIVNLGMRYDTIASEEMIDLVAKGAIDQHPSLRGLYAGAFIGLFSVIQTRAITGHSYEKYLLGEEDLPDKISVPTRPDDPNWTEDYLESFAHPEAKYYVDFDYPGWLVWNKTMPGFLPNAPQVVYDETENAVRKRIAGHLTRSWFSNYFAFMKQEPRDASADRFRMSSAMLLTHAFDLIFCGLTEATFDDIKDLTEAVYSDGSDKHQHRATSEIMAALLSCAPDLKPEQRTEVWEYVFPIVRGIFKDGLTPENSGYWTTFLHVVLQSKDPRRGWPMVDWLASFRLDMDSNAAFKESSKVHLLTQMISDAGWHFRLEKPILEDFMKHLDHPYKGVREAMGQTIATIYRTRYHESYKDVGTLIKAQKEASSIGIRPYQPTDEFTNTITDVFSRLEVWRHQREPGQQTPSSYTSGGKTVLLWLDSTLSSYECTQLVKFFPDVFMEQLLHMMDIKEDPELQSLAYHVFRHLPNIPQREGEDSDFIAALIRIGKTATSWHQRLRILINVQVIYFRRLFLMSTSQQQELFDCVSSMLSDVQLEVRMGAAATLSGMIRCSPQAFRDKQVETLKKRFTTQLTKNPLPKKKAIPGTPSADQNKLVLTRHAAVLGLGALTQAFPYQSPPPQWLPDVLATLARKASSDPGMVGKSVKSVLADFKKTRQDTWHVDVKAFDQEQLEDLEGVLWKSYFA encoded by the exons ATGGCCGTCAGCGAGCGGATATCCCAGCTCATGAGCGCCCCCGACACCGGCACTGGCGCCGACAACTCGCGAGCAACCTCACCCGGTGGCGACTGGCGCAGTGCCAACGGCACAGTCAACGGCGAAGACAGCAGAAGCCGCCCGCGCACCTTTCCCTACTTCGAGTACCTGCCGTACCAGACCGAGGACCACAGCGAGCGCCTCGAGAGCTTGAACATATGTCTGAAGCACCTCTACATCGCCGTGTCGGCAGGCGACTTCGCCCCCGGTGCTGTGCACTGGACACGCGAGATTCGAGGCTGGCTGTCCCTCAAGTTCGACCTCCCCCGCAGTACGCGGGTGAAGCTTGTAAACCTATACTATGAGCTGGCGCTCGCTCCAGGGCTGGACTATCTGGTAGCAGAGCGCTTTGCGTCCATGTTCATGGTGCTGACCAA GCGAAAACACTACCTGCGCCCCGGCAAGGACCTCATCCTCGATTGGCGACCGCTGTACAGGGAACTGAAGCTGTTCGTGCTGCCCTCGGAGTCTGGTGGCGCGCACCCGCCCAACGTGAAGCGCAACATCCGAACACTGACGAAGATGTGCACCTTCGCCCAGCTATACTTCGATCCGGAAGAGATACCTGCTATGTTCGAGGAGCTGCTGCCCTTCTTCAGCACCTCCTTCAGCGAAGGCGCATTTGTTGTCGTGGGACTGCTGAACTTGCTGCTTCCAACGAATGCCGCTCCAGAGGACAAGCCGAACCTGTTACCGCAGGAATATCTACCGACCTTCTTCCATTGCTGGTCGCTGGTCAACCGGTCGCGACTGTTTGATGCGCACTTCCTCGATACGATATCGCGGCTGGCTAGAGACAACCTGACAGCGCCACACATTCCTTTCTCGCAATACGGCATGTTCACAGGCGAGCAGAACTCGCACATCTTCACTGCGATTCTGCGACTCCTTGAGATTCCTGTTGGACAGGCGACGTCGCCGTACAGCAGTGCAGTCGATCTCGGTGCTGGTTTGGCGATCATGCTTGACCGGGACCAGCGGAAGCACCCTTCGACTCACCACATTGCTCGCTTCATTGGCATGTCGTTGTCACCGGCGTGCGTAGATCACCCAGACTCCGTATTGAGTAAGCTGGAAGGTCTCATTCAGGCTGTTGAGACATTCTTCCATCCGTCGAATTCTGGTAGCTGGACGAGGCCGCTCGCACAGCTGGTGTACTACCTTTCCGACTTTTTCGTGTTGCGCTGGAACCGGGAGCACAGTGGCGAGATGGACGTGCCGAAGGAGCGTCAGCTCAATGATGAAGTCAAGAGGCGCTTTGTGCTCTGTTTGCGGGAGGTAACATTCATGGGAATCTTCAGCAAGAGCGACAAAGCCGTACAATATGCGTTGTCTACCCTCCAGAGTTTGGCGTATCTGGAACCGAACCTCATCCTTCCAGGTGCACTGCAGCGGATCTATCCCGCTATGCAGGGTCTTGTTGAGGTACACCGTACCATCTCCTCCATTCGTGCGTTGCACATGCTTTCCAAGATCATGGCAAAGACAAAAGGTTGGAGGTGTCACGTTACCACAGTACTCGGGCTTGCGCTACCTGGTATCGACGCCAACGATCTGGAGAAGACGTTACATACCCTCCAATACGTGCAAGGCGTGTGTTACCTCGTACCGTTCCACGACCTGACCAAAGCAAAGAAAACTTCCGCTGGCGCAGACACAGCATCAGAGGACATGGGCAGCAATACAGGCTTGGCCATGCAATGGATTACACAACAAGTCGAGCGGTTGGAAAGCGCCAACGGCAATATCGAGATCAATTACAACGAAGAGCTcagcgacgaggacgagcaAATGATTCTGCGGTCCTCCACCACAGGCTTGAATGAGTTCCTCATTTCGTTCCTTGGTCGTGTCTTTACTCTTTTGGAGAATTTGCCAGACGCCTCGAGAGTTCGTAGTGGGTCGCCTGAGGAATACGTGGTGAATCACCTGCCCGCGGCATTCACACCACTACTTGCTGCGCTTTCACCAGAGTTGTACGATGTTGCGCTAGACAAGATTGCCAATTTCATCTCGAACCATGTCATTCATCAGGCGCGAGACGCGATTGCTTTCATCTGCAACAGTCTTGTCAAGATCCACCCTGAGAAAGCATTGAAGCGTCTGCTGCCCCACCTGTTTGCAGGAATCCGCACAGAGATTGAGGACATTGGCGCCGGCTCGACACGAACAACCGGTGCCGAAGTCCTCCCGCGTGACCGTGCTCTTGTCTGGAACCTCAGCATTCTGAGCATGTGCGTTGTACATGTTGGCGACGCTGTACTTGAGTGGAAGGACGACCTCTTCGATATCGCGGAGTACATGCAGCAGAAGTGCAGGGGCACGCCTACGGTGCATGTCTCCAACTTCATCCATCATCTTCTCCTCAATCTCACTTGTACCTACACCATCGACTATGATATCTACGAGCAGCATGAGCTTGCACAAGGTATCACTGCTGAGTCTTGGGGAAGGCAGGTAGACGTCAAGAACTTGAATGTCAAATGGCACTCTCCAAATCCCGAAGAGGTCGAGTTTGCCGTTAGATTGTTCGAAACGCACGCCAGCAATTCTATGAACGCTCTTGTTGCACTTATATCTGCAGACTCGCCGATCAACAGAGAGGGCACTGGCAAAGATTGGTCAGACGAAGTGTCAAGAAACCTCGTCTTGCTGAGGCTGATCATCTCGGGTATCTCAGTGCTTTTCGACGTGCGACATGACCGAGTCAGCGGAAGCATTGATGCCGAATATGAGAACGATTCGGATCCTGACGCCATGGACACTGAGGGTATCGATGACGATGCTGGTCTGGGTGAGGCAGAAGATGAAGAGGTCAAGCCTACGTTCCAGTATGAGTCTGGGTATCCATTGTCTCGAGATGACAAAAACTACAAACTCATCCACGACCTCCGCCATCGCGTTGGCGAGATCTTGCATGACGTTCATCGATTCTTGATCGAGAAGCAGCCCGATGATGTGCCCTGCTTCAACTCTCTCTACAATGCGTACCGGTCGTGGTTCATCGACGTAGGCATTGAGCGTTCTGCACATGTTCTTGACCGCATATCGAGGCTTCTCGATAACGACGAGCAGCCGTTCAGGTTTAGCGGTCTGCGAAAACAGTACCCTCGACCCCTCCTTGTCCGACGCGCCAATGTGTATCATCTGCAGCGCCTCCGCCACAATGCCAACCCTCGACCCAAAACTGAGCTCGACAAGCAGTTGCTACTCGACCTTGCAGAGTCCAGTATCTCTCTTTACACAGAGATTCGCCGCACGGCTCAGACTGCGAACGAATCGGCAGTCAAGTGCGTGTTGGGCGCTCGACCGCTAGTCATCCCATCGCTCCTAGATGCTTTCGTCAAGGCTGTGACAGAGCATGACTACCCTCGTATTAAGGGTGCGATGTTTGCTCTTCTCTTCGGGAGCTTGGCAAAGACCATTAGTCGCGACTGGAGGTTTACTCCAAAGTTGATCAAGGCGTTCATCGAAGTGACTGGTGCCGACAAGCCATCGGTCCAGAAGCTCGCTACAAACGCCACGTTCCAGGTCATGGACATGGGCAAAGCAATGGAGCGCATGGTCATCCTCGACAAGGACATTGTTCAGGCACTCGCCTATGCCATCGACTCCGCCGAAGACGAGGTCGTGCAGCAGAAGGTCGTGAAGCGACGCGACTACATCAAGCGGAAGCGTGCTCGCATTGAAGGCAAGAAGGCTGACCTGTCAAAAGAGTTGGTGCAGATTGCTAAGACCGAGCACTGGAAGAAGGTCAGCCGCACAGCGGCCATCATCGTCAATCTTGGGATGCGCTACGATACCATTGCCTCCGAAGAGATGATCGACCTCGTTGCTAAGGGTGCTATTGATCAGCATCCGAGCCTGCGAGGTCTGTATGCAGGCGCTTTTATCGGATTGTTCTCGGTCATTCAGACACGTGCGATCACTGGTCATAGCTACGAGAAGTATCTGCTAGGCGAAGAGGATTTGCCAGATAAGATCTCAGTTCCAACCCGGCCCGACGATCCAAACTGGACAGAAGATTACCTCGAATCGTTCGCACATCCTGAGGCCAAGTACTATGTCGACTTTGACTACCCTGGTTGGCTGGTGTGGAACAAGACCATGCCAGGTTTCCTACCGAATGCGCCCCAAGTAGTGTACGACGAGACCGAAAACGCCGTGCGCAAGAGGATTGCGGGACATTTGACACGATCGTGGTTCTCGAACTACTTTGCGTTCATGAAGCAGGAGCCCCGCGATGCCAGCGCCGACCGCTTCCGTATGTCTAGCGCAATGCTTCTGACACACGCATTCGATCTCATCTTCTGTGGCTTGACTGAAGCGACTTTCGATGACATCAAGGACCTCACCGAGGCTGTGTACAGTGATGGTAGCGATAAGCATCAGCATCGTGCAACCTCGGAGATCATGGCTGCTCTGCTCTCTTGTGCGCCAGATCTGAAGCCTGAGCAGCGAACAGAAGTCTGGGAATACGTCTTCCCGATCGTTCGTGGTATCTTCAAGGATGGTCTCACACCCGAAAACTCAGGGTACTGGACGACATTCTTGCACGTTGTCCTGCAGTCGAAGGACCCTCGACGAGGATGGCCTATGGTCGACTGGCTTGCTAGCTTCCGCCTCGATATGGACTCCAATGCAGCTTTCAAAGAGAGCTCTAAGGTCCACCTACTGACACAGATGATCAGCGACGCAGGCTGGCACTTCCGCTTGGAGAAGCCGATCTTGGAAGACTTCATGAAGCACCTTGATCATCCGTACAAGGGTGTGCGTGAAGCGATGGGACAGACTATCGCCACAATTTACCGCACACGTTACCACGAGTCTTACAAAGATGTCGGCACTCTGATCAAAGCACAGAAAGAAGCCTCGTCGATCGGTATTCGTCCTTACCAGCCCACGGACGAGTTCACCAACACAATAACCGACGTCTTCTCCCGTCTTGAGGTTTGGCGCCACCAACGCGAGCCAGGGCAACAAACGCCCTCCTCTTACACTTCTGGCGGCAAGACCGTTCTGCTTTGGCTCGACTCAACACTCTCCTCATACGAATGCACGCAACTCGTTAAGTTCTTCCCTGATGTCTTCATGGAACAGCTTCTCCACATGATGGATATCAAGGAAGACCCTGAGCTGCAGTCTCTTGCCTACCACGTCTTCCGCCACCTGCCGAACATCCCGCAACGCGAAGGCGAAGACTCTGACTTCATCGCCGCTCTTATCCGCATTGGCAAGACCGCAACGAGCTGGCATCAGCGTTTACGCATCTTGATCAATGTCCAGGTCATCTACTTCCGCCGCCTATTCCTCATGAGCACATCGCAACAGCAAGAACTGTTCGACTGCGTCTCGTCCATGCTCTCGGACGTACAGCTGGAGGTCCGCATGGGTGCCGCTGCAACCCTGTCTGGTATGATCCGCTGCAGTCCTCAGGCTTTCCGCGACAAGCAGGTTGAAACGCTGAAGAAACGCTTCACCACTCAGCTCACCAAGAACCCGCTccccaagaagaaggctatCCCTGGCACGCCGTCCGCAGACCAAAACAAACTGGTGCTGACTAGACATGCGGCAGTCCTAGGATTGGGCGCACTGACACAAGCATTCCCCTACCAGAGCCCGCCGCCGCAGTGGCTGCCGGATGTGCTGGCCACATTGGCGAGGAAGGCGAGCAGTGACCCCGGAATGGTAGGCAAGAGCGTCAAGAGCGTATTGGCGGATTTTAAGAAGACGAGGCAGGATACCTGGCATGTCGATGTCAAG GCGTTCGACCAAGAGCAACTAGAAGACCTCGAGGGCGTGCTATGGAAGAGCTACTTCGCCTAA
- a CDS encoding DNA replication protein → MSSYYDVDAILTDAQKVPCTFELTVPGLGYLEGNLRGDMKQGSKIELPLWLGEMLALSQSLNTQSLVTLDPPTALSPRVLNALKADPRTVDLRALAPHFYNLGARILELFDEDEMIEVLSDTYKTRAAVIADQAHNPRGALGEGADFMRGLDENERQLFRAAHDSAKGVRTWMADLQK, encoded by the exons ATGTCCTCCTACTACGACGTCGACGCCATCCTGACCGACGCGCAAAAGGTGCCCTGCACATTCGAGCTAACCGTCCCGGGGCTCGGCTACCTAGAAGGCAACCTGCGCGGCGACATGAAGCAAGGCTCCAAGATCGAGCTGCCGCTCTGGCTGGGCGAGATGTTAGCCCTGAGCCAGAGTCTGAACACGCAGTCGCTCGTGACGCTGGACCCGCCGACCGCGCTCTCCCCGCGCGTTCTCAATGCGCTGAAAGCTGACCCGCGGACGGTGGATTTGCGCGCTTTGGCGCCGCATTTCTACAACCTCGGAGCACGGATTCTGGAGCTGTTCGATGAGGATGAGATGATCGAGGTGCTGTCAGAT ACGTACAAGACCCGCGCAGCCGTGATTGCAGACCAGGCGCACAACCCTCGCGGTGCTTTGGGTGAAGGTGCTGATTTCATGCGAGGCTTGGATGAGAACGAACGGCAAT TGTTCCGAGCTGCACACGACAGCGCAAAGGGGGTTAGGACGTGGATGGCAGATTTGCAGAAGTGA
- a CDS encoding Ditrans,polycis-polyprenyl diphosphate synthase ((2E,6E)-farnesydiphosphate specific), which produces MGSLHDSRIHKWFATSPPVAWTIRQLREILIGSLRQGPIPQHVAFVMDGNRRFARNHHIETVEGHNMGFESLARILEVCYKTGVKVVTIYAFSIENFKRSKHEVDALMSMAKVKLEQLSEHGALLDRYGASVRVLGQRDLVKPDVLKAVDRAVSLTAHNKKAILNICFPYTSRDEITTAVMKTVETYSTPIHNLQSPSKRTFSESGITQHIRKQSLREDSEGGAEQHQSRSSSPSKEGKHNDDERSSSTSTAINPSEKDDSHNLNQFLDPEAITAQTLTDNMMTADAPPLDLLVRTSGVERLSDFMLWQCHENTSIVFLKCLWPEFDLWQFLPVLVEWQWQQKKIQEAAAQQQKSRGRSKSD; this is translated from the exons ATGGGCTCCCTCCACGACTCCCGCATACACAAGTGGTTCGCAACCTCGCCGCCCGTCGCATGGACAATACGACAGTTGAGAGAGATCCTCATCGGCTCTCTCAGGCAGGGGCCCATCCCCCAGCATGTCGCTTTCGTCATGGACGGCAACAGGCGATTCGCGCGAAACCACCACATTGAGACTGTAGAAGGGCACAACATGGGTTTCGAGTCGTTGGCAAGG ATCCTCGAGGTTTGCTACAAGACGGGCGTCAAGGTGGTCACCATCTACGCTTTCAGCATCGAGAACTTCAAGCGCTCCAAACACGAAGTCGACGCCCTCATGTCCATGGCCAAGGTCAAGCTGGAGCAGCTGTCTGAGCACGGGGCCCTCCTTGACCGATATGGAGCATCCGTCAGGGTACTGGGTCAGCGCGACCTCGTCAAGCCAGATGTTCTCAAGGCCGTCGACAGAGCCGTGTCGCTGACTGCGCACAACAAGAA GGCCATTCTGAATATCTGCTTCCCATACACCTCGCGAGACGAAATCACAACCGCAGTCATGAAGACTGTCGAGACCTACAGCACGCCAATCCACAACCTCCAAAGTCCCTCGAAGCGTACTTTCTCCGAATCAGGCATCACCCAGCACATCCGCAAGCAGTCCCTCAGGGAGGATTCCGAGGGCGGGGCTGAGCAGCACCAGTCTCGGTCGTCTTCGCCATCGAAAGAAGGCAAGCATAACGACGACGAACGATCTTCGTCGACCTCGACGGCAATCAACCCCTCTGAAAAGGACGATTCCCACAACCTGAACCAGTTCCTGGATCCCGAGGCCATCACCGCTCAAACCTTGACGGACAACATGATGACAGCGGATGCCCCACCACTTGACTTGCTAGTGCGCACGTCCGGTGTGGAGCGATTGAGTGACTTCATGCTCTGGCAGTGCCACGAAAACACATCGATCGTGTTTCTCAAGTGTCTGTGGCCGGAGTTCGACTTGTGGCAATTCCTGCCTGTGTTGGTAGAATGGCAATggcagcagaagaagatACAGGAGGCTGCAGCGCAACAACAGAAAAGTCGCGGGCGGTCCAAGTCGGATTAG
- a CDS encoding RING-type E3 ubiquitin transferase, translating to MREYFFHLSFELHPLRSSPDTTFTPPPQTDIFTSELPAHRRASWSSASPVPRAYSATASSSELPARPANSRRLSQRTRLSFSNRHDSPVPVGKPTTKSGHKRTQSFAAHEDWRFDTISILSIDMLPSNSDDTPQPHANPLKHAATSGGLATKGKFIPSDPKNTEVGWGVVHLFRDGGETPGLYDEVGGADGPFVEQNCTTLCILAVPSYMTPSDFLGFVGEQTRENVSHFRLIRTSRANKYMVLMKFRDASQARAWKKEWNGKAFNSMEPEYCHVVFVKSINFRDGDSSARDPSSYPDLTNDPFTPAASKEPTAPLTPAPSASPSAENANTSLASSLTTKPHAPPTPALVELPTCPVCLERMDETTGLLTILCQHVFHCACLEKWRGSGCPVCRYTQNDAFTSHRGLDGEAPENNCKECGATENLWICVICGNIGCGRYDEAHAFAHYESTKHAYAMDVATQHVWDYAGDGYVHRLIQNKADGKLVDLPASTHQTFGAASMTGYANDTVPREKLDNMGMEYAYLLTSQLESQRAYFEEQLAKATDKSSKAAAAAEEATRKATALDQKFKALELQHSEAVATMASLEKESARNMQKATSAADLARTLTKQYKEEKTVNDSLLARIRHLEKIAADAAAKVKALDAQKADLEEQNHDLTMFISGAQKIKEMQANEVFGLQEGEVEGGTIEVGKKKKGKGKKV from the coding sequence ATGCGGGAGTACTTCTTCCATCTATCCTTCGAGCTCCATCCTTTGCGCTCTTCGCCGGATACAACCTTCACCCCGCCGCCGCAGACGGACATCTTCACATCAGAGCTCCCAGCACATAGGCGAGCCTCGTGGAGCTCAGCATCGCCGGTACCTAGGGCCTACAGCGCTACCGCCTCCAGTAGCGAGCTTCCTGCACGACCTGCCAACTCTCGACGGCTCAGTCAGCGCACGCGACTCTCGTTCTCGAACCGCCACGATAGCCCGGTGCCAGTCGGCAAGCCAACGACCAAGAGCGGACACAAAAGGACGCAGAGCTTTGCTGCCCACGAGGATTGGCGATTCGACACGATATCCATCCTCAGCATCGACATGCTCCCAAGCAACAGCGACGACACACCGCAGCCCCACGCAAACCCCCTCAAACATGCTGCAACCTCCGGTGGCCTAGCGACCAAGGGCAAGTTCATACCCTCCGACCCCAAGAACACCGAGGTGGGCTGGGGCGTCGTGCACCTATTTCGTGATGGAGGTGAGACACCAGGGCTGTACGACGAGGTTGGGGGTGCGGACGGACCCTTCGTTGAACAGAACTGCACGACCCTCTGCATACTGGCTGTGCCCTCGTACATGACGCCGTCGGACTTTCTAGGCTTTGTTGGAGAGCAGACAAGAGAGAATGTCTCGCACTTCAGGCTCATCCGGACCAGCAGGGCAAACAAATACATGGTGCTGATGAAGTTTCGGGATGCAAGCCAGGCGAGGGCGTGGAAGAAGGAGTGGAACGGGAAGGCATTCAACAGCATGGAGCCCGAATACTGCCACGTCGTTTTTGTCAAGTCCATCAACTTCCGAGACGGCGACTCTTCCGCGCGCGACCCCTCCTCGTACCCTGATCTTACCAACGATCCGTTCACGCCGGCTGCATCCAAAGAGCCTACTGCTCCGCTGACCCCCGCGCCGAGCGCCTCCCCCTCTGCAGAAAACGCAAACACTTCGCTTGCGTCTTCGCTCACCACCAAACCACATGCTCCGCCCACGCCTGCACTAGTCGAGCTGCCGACATGCCCTGTCTGCCTCGAGCGCATGGACGAGACTACCGGGCTTCTGACGATACTTTGCCAGCACGTCTTTCACTGTGCTTGCTTGGAGAAGTGGCGCGGCTCAGGCTGTCCAGTCTGTCGCTACACCCAAAACGACGCCTTCACATCGCATCGTGGCCTTGATGGCGAGGCTCCAGAGAACAACTGCAAGGAATGTGGCGCTACTGAGAATCTGTGGATCTGCGTCATCTGCGGTAATATAGGATGCGGACGCTACGACGAGGCCCATGCGTTTGCTCACTATGAGAGCACAAAACACGCTTACGCTATGGACGTGGCAACACAACATGTCTGGGACTACGCAGGTGATGGCTACGTCCACCGTCTGATCCAAAACAAGGCCGACGGTAAGCTCGTTGATCTCCCCGCCTCGACACACCAGACGTTCGGCGCAGCTAGCATGACCGGCTACGCCAACGACACTGTTCCCCGTGAAAAGTTGGACAACATGGGCATGGAGTACGCCTACCTGCTCACATCCCAGCTCGAATCGCAGCGAGCCTATTTCGAGGAACAATTGGCCAAGGCTACGGACAAGAGCTCAAAAGCCGCGGCGGCTGCGGAGGAGGCAACGCGTAAAGCGACCGCCTTGGACCAGAAGTTCAAGGCTCTGGAACTCCAACATTCCGAAGCTGTGGCTACCATGGCCAGCCTAGAGAAGGAGAGCGCGCGCAACATGCAGAAGGCAACGTCGGCAGCAGACCTTGCACGTACCTTGACCAAACAATACAAGGAAGAGAAGACTGTCAATGACTCTCTCCTCGCGCGGATCAGGCATCTTGAGAAGATTGCTGCGGACGCTGCAGCCAAGGTGAAAGCATTGGATGCGCAGAAAGCGGATTTGGAAGAGCAGAACCATGACCTCACCATGTTCATTAGCGGCGCGCAGAAGATCAAGGAAATGCAAGCAAACGAGGTTTTTGGCCTGCAGGAAGGAGAGGTAGAAGGCGGGACGATTGAAGTTGGCAAGAAAAAGAAGGGCAAAGGGAAGAAGGTGTAG